A window from Herbaspirillum sp. meg3 encodes these proteins:
- the folP gene encoding dihydropteroate synthase — MSQQYLQCGRYRLPVTPGRRPLVMGILNVTPDSFSDGGNYHALEFAISRAEQMIADGVDIIDIGGESTRPGIPPVPLDEELKRVMPLIYALRDCGKPLSIDTYKPEVMREALIADADMINDINGFRAPGAIDAVKDSTAGLCIMHMQGEPQTMQQKPAYHDVVGEVTAFLQARVDAFKAAGVDHDRLCIDPGFGFGKSVEHNYALLRNTQKLIQTLGLPLLAGMSRKSMIGAITGKPLDQRLAGSIGAALAAAAQGAMIIRVHDVAETVDALNVWHAGITDATAI, encoded by the coding sequence ATGAGCCAACAATATCTACAATGCGGGCGTTATCGCCTCCCTGTTACACCGGGCCGCAGGCCGCTGGTAATGGGTATCCTCAACGTCACTCCCGATTCGTTTTCTGACGGCGGCAATTATCATGCGCTGGAGTTCGCCATTTCTCGCGCCGAGCAGATGATTGCCGACGGCGTCGATATCATCGACATCGGTGGTGAGTCGACCCGGCCCGGTATTCCGCCGGTTCCTCTGGATGAAGAACTCAAGCGCGTGATGCCTTTGATTTACGCCTTGCGCGATTGTGGCAAGCCTCTGTCGATTGATACCTACAAGCCAGAAGTCATGCGCGAGGCGCTGATCGCCGACGCCGACATGATCAACGACATCAATGGTTTTCGGGCGCCCGGCGCCATCGATGCGGTGAAAGACAGTACCGCCGGCCTTTGCATCATGCATATGCAGGGTGAGCCGCAAACCATGCAGCAGAAGCCGGCATATCACGATGTGGTCGGAGAAGTGACCGCATTTCTGCAAGCCCGTGTCGACGCTTTCAAAGCCGCCGGCGTTGACCATGATCGTTTGTGCATCGACCCAGGTTTTGGCTTCGGCAAGAGTGTCGAGCATAACTATGCTTTGCTGAGAAATACCCAAAAGCTGATCCAAACCTTGGGCCTGCCCTTACTGGCTGGGATGTCGCGCAAATCCATGATCGGTGCAATTACCGGTAAGCCATTGGATCAGCGTCTGGCCGGCAGTATCGGTGCGGCCTTGGCAGCAGCAGCGCAAGGTGCGATGATTATCCGTGTACACGATGTCGCGGAGACTGTCGATGCGCTCAATGTCTGGCATGCAGGTATCACGGATGCCACTGCTATCTGA
- the ftsH gene encoding ATP-dependent zinc metalloprotease FtsH, translating into MNNMFSKAAIWVVIALVLFMVFKQFDSRSLASGATPIAYSDFISEVKAGHIKDATIEDRSIVATTQDGKKVKTAATYLDRGLVGDLLNNGVKFDVKQPEEQSFLSQVFISWFPMLLLIGVWVFFMRQMQGGGKGGAFSFGKSKARMLDENSNSVTFADVAGCDEAKEEVQELVEFLRDPTKFQKLGGRIPHGVLMVGPPGTGKTLLARAIAGEAKVPFFTISGSDFVEMFVGVGASRVRDMFENAKKHAPCIIFIDEIDAVGRHRGAGMGGGNDEREQTLNQMLVEMDGFEANSGVIVIAATNRADVLDKALLRPGRFDRQVMVGLPDIRGREQILYVHMRKVPIAPDVKADILARGTPGFSGADLANLVNEAALFAARRSKRLVEMQDFEDAKDKIVMGPERKSAVMREEERRNTAFHESGHAVVAKLLPKADPVHKVTIMPRGYALGLTWQLPEHDRVNMYKDKMLEEIAILFGGRIAEEIFMHQMSTGASNDFERATKLARAMVTRYGMSEALGTMVYEDTEQDAYFGRMSSKTVSEATQQKVDAEIRSILDTQYALSRRLLEENRDKVEVMAQKLLDWETIDADQINDIMAGNEPRPPKYGVPVKKSSDNTPGDISPTATAPA; encoded by the coding sequence GTGAACAACATGTTTTCCAAAGCCGCCATCTGGGTGGTGATCGCCCTGGTGCTGTTTATGGTCTTTAAACAGTTCGATAGCCGTAGCCTGGCGTCGGGCGCTACACCGATCGCATACTCCGACTTCATCAGCGAAGTAAAAGCCGGTCACATCAAAGACGCTACTATTGAAGATCGCAGCATCGTTGCGACCACGCAAGACGGCAAGAAGGTCAAAACTGCCGCGACCTATCTGGACCGCGGCTTGGTCGGCGATCTGCTGAACAACGGCGTCAAGTTCGATGTCAAGCAACCGGAAGAGCAATCCTTCCTGTCGCAAGTCTTCATCTCCTGGTTCCCGATGCTGTTGTTGATCGGTGTCTGGGTGTTCTTCATGCGCCAGATGCAGGGCGGCGGCAAAGGCGGCGCGTTTTCCTTCGGCAAGTCGAAGGCGCGCATGCTTGACGAGAACAGCAATTCCGTCACTTTCGCCGACGTTGCAGGTTGCGATGAAGCTAAAGAAGAAGTGCAGGAGCTGGTCGAGTTCCTGCGCGATCCAACCAAATTCCAGAAACTCGGCGGCCGTATTCCTCACGGCGTGCTGATGGTTGGTCCTCCAGGTACTGGTAAGACATTGCTGGCGCGTGCGATTGCAGGCGAAGCGAAGGTTCCCTTCTTCACCATTTCCGGTTCCGATTTCGTTGAAATGTTCGTCGGCGTGGGCGCATCGCGCGTGCGCGACATGTTCGAAAACGCCAAGAAGCACGCACCGTGCATCATCTTCATCGACGAAATCGACGCAGTCGGTCGCCATCGCGGCGCCGGCATGGGCGGTGGTAACGATGAGCGTGAACAAACGCTCAACCAGATGCTGGTCGAGATGGATGGTTTTGAAGCCAACTCCGGCGTTATCGTGATTGCTGCAACCAACCGTGCTGACGTGTTGGACAAAGCGCTGCTGCGTCCGGGTCGTTTCGACCGCCAGGTGATGGTCGGCTTGCCGGATATCCGCGGTCGCGAACAAATTCTGTATGTCCACATGCGTAAGGTGCCTATCGCTCCTGACGTCAAGGCCGATATCCTGGCACGCGGTACGCCTGGTTTCTCGGGCGCCGATCTGGCCAACCTGGTCAACGAAGCAGCATTGTTCGCCGCACGTCGCAGCAAGCGTCTGGTTGAAATGCAGGACTTCGAAGATGCCAAGGACAAGATCGTCATGGGGCCGGAACGCAAGTCCGCCGTGATGCGCGAAGAAGAGCGCCGCAATACTGCGTTCCATGAGTCGGGTCACGCTGTTGTCGCCAAACTGTTGCCGAAGGCTGATCCGGTTCACAAAGTCACCATCATGCCGCGCGGCTATGCGCTGGGTTTGACATGGCAGTTGCCTGAGCATGATCGCGTCAACATGTACAAGGACAAGATGCTTGAAGAGATCGCCATCCTGTTCGGTGGCCGTATCGCAGAAGAAATTTTCATGCATCAGATGTCGACTGGCGCGTCCAATGACTTTGAACGCGCAACCAAGCTGGCACGTGCAATGGTGACTCGCTACGGCATGTCCGAAGCGCTCGGCACCATGGTCTACGAAGATACCGAGCAAGACGCCTACTTCGGTCGTATGTCGTCAAAGACCGTGTCCGAAGCGACACAGCAAAAGGTCGATGCCGAAATCCGCAGCATCCTCGATACGCAATATGCATTGTCGCGTCGTCTGCTGGAAGAAAACCGCGACAAGGTCGAAGTCATGGCGCAAAAGCTGCTTGATTGGGAAACCATCGATGCCGATCAGATCAACGACATCATGGCAGGCAACGAGCCGCGTCCACCGAAGTACGGTGTACCGGTCAAGAAGTCTTCCGACAATACGCCAGGCGACATTTCGCCGACCGCGACTGCTCCCGCCTGA
- the carB gene encoding carbamoyl-phosphate synthase large subunit, protein MPKRNDIKSILIIGAGPIIIGQACEFDYSGAQACKALREEGYKVILVNSNPATIMTDPEMADVTYIEPITWQVVERIIAKEKPDAILPTMGGQTALNCALDLHRNGVLEKYGCELIGASPEAIDKAEDRSKFKDAMTKIGLGSARSGVSHTLEESWAVQKELGFPVIIRPSFTMGGTGGGIAYNAEEFETICKRGLEASPTTELLIEESLIGWKEYEMEVVRDKADNCIIVCSIENLDPMGVHTGDSITVAPAQTLTDKEYQIMRNASLAVLREIGVDTGGSNVQFSVNPADGRMIVIEMNPRVSRSSALASKATGFPIAKIAAKLAVGFTLDELRNEITGGATPASFEPSIDYVVTKIPRFAFEKFPQADNHLTTQMKSVGEVMAIGRTFQESFQKALRGLEVGVDGMNEKTTDHETIKEELGEPGPDRIWYVGDAFAQGFTLEEVHGLTHIDPWFLSQIKEIVDIELWLENGQTLEGLDKATLYKLKQKGFADRRLAKLLKVTDTAVREKRHALNIRPVYKRVDTCAGEFSTNTAYMYSTYEEECESKPTDKKKIMVLGGGPNRIGQGIEFDYCCVHAALAMREDGYETIMVNCNPETVSTDYDTSDRLYFESLTLEDVLEIVALEKPYGVIVQYGGQTPLKLALDLEANGVPIVGTSPDMIDAAEDRERFQKLLHDLGLRQPPNRTARTEADALRLAQEIGYPLVVRPSYVLGGRAMEIVHEQRDLERYMREAVKVSHDSPVLLDRFLNDAIEVDVDCLSDGERTFIGGVMEHIEQAGVHSGDSACSLPPYSLAKETIEELKRQTALMAKGLNVVGLMNVQFAIQQTEVDGKLQDVVFVLEVNPRASRTVPFVSKATGLQLAKIAARCMVGQSLDSQGIKNEVIPPYFSVKEAVFPFVKFPGVDTILGPEMKSTGEVMGVGKTFGEAFVKSQLGAGVKLPTSGKVFLSVKGSDKPRAVQVAKDLVGLGFSIVATKGTAAAVSAAGIPVTTVNKVVEGRPHIVDMIKNNEITLVVNTVEEKRTAIADSGAIRTSALAARVTTFTTIAGAEAAVEGMRHLNALDVYDLQGLHKAIH, encoded by the coding sequence ATGCCTAAGCGTAACGACATTAAAAGCATCCTGATTATCGGCGCTGGTCCGATCATCATCGGTCAGGCCTGCGAATTCGACTATTCCGGTGCGCAAGCCTGTAAGGCACTGCGCGAAGAAGGCTACAAAGTCATCCTGGTCAACAGCAATCCTGCGACCATCATGACCGATCCTGAAATGGCGGACGTCACCTACATCGAGCCGATTACCTGGCAAGTTGTGGAACGCATCATCGCCAAGGAAAAGCCGGACGCGATCCTGCCGACCATGGGCGGCCAGACTGCGCTGAATTGCGCACTCGACCTGCACCGCAATGGCGTGCTCGAAAAATACGGTTGCGAACTGATCGGCGCCTCGCCGGAAGCCATCGACAAGGCCGAAGACCGCTCCAAGTTCAAGGACGCCATGACCAAGATCGGTCTGGGTTCTGCACGTTCGGGCGTGTCGCACACGCTGGAAGAATCGTGGGCGGTGCAGAAGGAACTGGGCTTCCCGGTCATTATCCGTCCGTCGTTCACCATGGGCGGCACCGGCGGCGGCATCGCCTACAACGCCGAAGAATTCGAAACCATCTGCAAGCGCGGCCTGGAAGCTTCGCCGACCACCGAGCTGTTGATTGAAGAATCGCTGATCGGCTGGAAAGAGTACGAGATGGAAGTCGTGCGCGACAAGGCCGACAACTGCATCATCGTCTGCTCGATCGAAAACCTGGATCCGATGGGCGTCCATACCGGCGACTCCATCACAGTCGCGCCGGCGCAAACGCTGACCGACAAGGAATACCAGATCATGCGTAACGCCTCGCTGGCGGTGCTGCGTGAAATCGGCGTCGACACCGGCGGCTCCAACGTGCAGTTCTCGGTCAATCCGGCCGACGGCCGCATGATCGTCATTGAAATGAATCCGCGCGTCTCGCGTTCGTCTGCACTGGCATCGAAAGCGACCGGTTTCCCGATCGCCAAGATCGCCGCCAAGCTGGCAGTCGGCTTCACGCTGGATGAGCTGCGTAACGAAATCACCGGCGGCGCGACTCCTGCATCGTTCGAGCCGTCGATCGACTACGTCGTCACCAAGATTCCGCGTTTTGCGTTCGAGAAATTCCCGCAAGCAGACAATCACCTGACCACGCAAATGAAGTCGGTCGGTGAAGTCATGGCGATCGGCCGCACCTTCCAGGAATCGTTCCAGAAAGCCTTGCGCGGCCTGGAAGTCGGCGTCGACGGCATGAACGAAAAGACCACCGACCACGAAACCATCAAGGAAGAACTGGGCGAGCCTGGTCCTGACCGTATCTGGTACGTGGGCGATGCGTTTGCGCAAGGTTTCACACTGGAAGAAGTGCATGGCCTCACGCACATCGATCCGTGGTTCCTGTCGCAAATCAAGGAAATCGTCGACATCGAACTGTGGCTGGAAAATGGCCAGACACTGGAAGGCCTGGATAAGGCGACCTTGTACAAGCTCAAGCAAAAGGGCTTCGCTGACCGTCGTCTGGCAAAGCTGCTGAAGGTTACCGACACCGCCGTGCGCGAGAAGCGCCATGCGCTGAACATCCGTCCGGTCTACAAGCGGGTTGATACTTGCGCGGGCGAGTTCTCGACCAACACGGCTTACATGTACTCGACGTATGAAGAAGAGTGCGAGTCGAAGCCGACCGACAAGAAGAAGATCATGGTGCTGGGCGGCGGTCCTAACCGCATCGGCCAGGGTATCGAATTCGACTATTGCTGCGTGCACGCTGCGCTGGCAATGCGCGAAGACGGTTACGAAACCATCATGGTCAACTGCAATCCGGAAACTGTTTCGACCGACTACGACACCTCCGACCGCCTGTATTTTGAATCGTTGACGCTGGAAGATGTGCTGGAAATCGTCGCGCTGGAAAAACCATACGGCGTGATCGTGCAGTACGGCGGTCAGACGCCGCTGAAGCTGGCGCTGGATCTGGAAGCCAATGGCGTGCCTATCGTCGGTACTTCGCCGGACATGATCGATGCTGCAGAAGACCGCGAGCGTTTCCAAAAGCTGCTGCACGACCTCGGTCTGCGCCAGCCGCCGAATCGCACCGCGCGTACCGAAGCCGACGCACTGCGTCTGGCGCAGGAAATCGGTTATCCGCTGGTGGTGCGTCCTTCCTACGTGCTGGGTGGCCGCGCGATGGAAATCGTCCACGAGCAACGCGACCTCGAGCGTTACATGCGTGAAGCCGTCAAGGTTTCGCATGACTCGCCGGTGTTGCTGGACCGCTTCCTGAACGATGCGATTGAAGTCGATGTCGACTGCTTGTCGGACGGTGAGCGCACCTTCATCGGCGGCGTGATGGAACACATTGAACAAGCCGGCGTGCACTCGGGCGACTCGGCTTGCTCGCTGCCGCCTTACTCGCTGGCGAAAGAAACCATCGAAGAACTGAAGCGTCAGACCGCACTGATGGCCAAGGGCCTGAACGTGGTCGGCCTGATGAACGTGCAGTTCGCAATCCAGCAAACTGAAGTCGACGGCAAGTTGCAAGACGTCGTCTTCGTGCTGGAAGTGAACCCACGCGCATCGCGTACCGTACCGTTCGTCTCTAAGGCAACCGGTTTGCAACTAGCGAAGATCGCTGCACGTTGCATGGTCGGTCAGTCGCTGGACAGCCAGGGCATCAAGAACGAAGTGATCCCGCCTTACTTCAGCGTCAAGGAAGCCGTGTTCCCGTTCGTGAAATTCCCGGGCGTCGACACCATTCTCGGACCTGAGATGAAGTCGACCGGTGAAGTCATGGGCGTGGGCAAGACTTTCGGCGAAGCCTTCGTCAAGTCGCAGCTGGGAGCAGGCGTCAAGCTGCCGACATCGGGCAAGGTATTCCTGAGCGTGAAAGGCAGTGACAAACCGCGCGCCGTGCAAGTGGCGAAGGATCTGGTCGGTCTCGGCTTCTCCATCGTTGCGACCAAGGGTACGGCTGCGGCCGTCAGCGCTGCGGGCATTCCTGTCACGACCGTGAACAAGGTGGTGGAAGGTCGTCCGCATATCGTCGACATGATCAAGAACAACGAAATCACACTCGTGGTCAACACAGTCGAAGAGAAGCGCACCGCGATTGCCGACTCCGGCGCGATCCGTACTTCGGCGCTGGCAGCGCGCGTGACAACGTTCACGACCATCGCCGGCGCAGAGGCTGCGGTTGAGGGCATGCGTCACCTGAATGCGCTGGATGTGTATGATTTACAAGGGCTGCATAAAGCTATACACTAA
- a CDS encoding winged helix-turn-helix domain-containing protein — MSKDQPHILLVEDEPSIAELLRFTMQGAGFATSIASDAAEARKLIATALPQLVLLDWMLPDTSGLALLGEWRRDARTAGLPVIMLTAKGMEEDKVKGLNEGADDYVTKPFSPKELVARVQALLRRKVPEVGHQSLSYGLLGIDTERHRVTVDKDEIELDQAEFKLLRYLVAHPERIFSRAQLLDKVWGDHTFIEERTVDVHIMRLRKSLGAAADYVKTVRGMGYKLSMEAKSA, encoded by the coding sequence ATGTCAAAAGATCAGCCACATATCTTATTAGTCGAAGACGAGCCGAGTATCGCGGAGCTACTGCGCTTCACCATGCAAGGTGCAGGCTTTGCCACCAGCATCGCCAGTGATGCGGCAGAAGCCCGCAAGCTCATCGCGACCGCCTTGCCGCAATTGGTTCTGTTGGACTGGATGCTGCCTGATACGTCGGGGTTGGCGTTGCTGGGCGAGTGGCGCAGAGATGCGCGTACCGCCGGTTTACCGGTCATCATGCTGACCGCAAAGGGCATGGAAGAAGATAAGGTCAAAGGTCTGAACGAAGGGGCCGATGATTACGTCACCAAACCGTTTTCACCGAAAGAACTGGTGGCGCGGGTACAGGCACTGCTGCGTCGCAAAGTACCGGAAGTTGGTCATCAGAGTTTGTCCTATGGCTTGCTCGGCATTGATACCGAACGTCATCGCGTTACGGTCGACAAGGACGAGATCGAACTGGATCAGGCGGAATTCAAGCTGCTGCGCTACCTGGTCGCGCATCCGGAACGCATTTTTTCACGTGCCCAGTTGCTGGACAAAGTCTGGGGTGATCACACCTTCATCGAAGAGCGCACCGTCGACGTACACATCATGCGTCTGCGCAAATCCCTGGGGGCCGCCGCCGACTATGTGAAGACGGTACGCGGCATGGGCTACAAGCTCAGCATGGAAGCGAAGAGCGCTTGA
- the greA gene encoding transcription elongation factor GreA: MSTVPITKYGAELLKEELQRLKTKERPAVINAIAEARAQGDLSENAEYDAAKERQAFIEGRIADLEGKLGSSLVVDPTTLSAGADGRVVFAATVDLENLDSGEKVTYQIVGIDEADIKESKVSVTSPIARAMIGKSAGDVVAVEAPSGVREYEILEVRYV; encoded by the coding sequence ATGAGTACAGTTCCTATCACCAAGTATGGTGCAGAGCTTCTGAAGGAAGAGTTGCAGCGTCTGAAAACCAAAGAGCGTCCAGCGGTCATCAACGCGATTGCCGAAGCGCGCGCGCAAGGCGATCTGTCGGAAAACGCCGAATACGATGCCGCCAAGGAACGCCAGGCTTTCATCGAAGGCCGCATTGCCGATCTTGAAGGCAAGCTGGGTTCGTCGCTGGTCGTTGATCCGACGACATTGAGCGCAGGCGCGGATGGCCGCGTGGTGTTTGCTGCGACGGTCGATCTGGAAAACCTGGACAGCGGTGAAAAAGTCACCTATCAGATCGTCGGTATTGACGAAGCGGATATCAAGGAATCCAAGGTTTCCGTGACCTCGCCGATCGCACGTGCGATGATCGGCAAGAGCGCCGGCGACGTGGTTGCCGTTGAAGCGCCATCGGGCGTGCGTGAGTATGAAATTCTGGAAGTGCGCTACGTTTAA
- the carA gene encoding glutamine-hydrolyzing carbamoyl-phosphate synthase small subunit — translation MLPLLSGPTVPAILALADGSVFLGVSIGAAGNTTGEVVFNTAMTGYQEILTDPSYSRQIVTLTYPHIGNTGVNAEDVEASQIHAAGLIIKDLPRLTSNFRTKQTLTEYLQASNIVAIADIDTRKLTRILREKGAQSGAIVAGETNIEAATAKALELARGFPGLAGMDLAKVVSTKQAYNWTETEWKLGRGYGQQITPKFHVVAFDYGVKYNILRMLAERGCKVTVLPAQATAAEALALNPDGIFLSNGPGDPEPCDYAIAASKELIERGIPTFGICLGHQIMALASGAKTLKMKFGHHGANHPVQDLDNKQVLITSQNHGFAVDAATLPANCRVTHVSLFDGSLQGFARTDKPAFCFQGHPEASPGPHDIAPLFDKFVAMMEKKKHA, via the coding sequence TTGCTGCCTCTTCTTTCTGGCCCTACCGTTCCGGCCATCCTCGCGCTAGCAGACGGGTCCGTTTTTCTTGGTGTTTCGATCGGCGCTGCCGGTAACACGACTGGTGAAGTCGTTTTCAACACCGCCATGACCGGCTACCAGGAAATTCTGACCGATCCCAGCTACAGCCGCCAGATCGTCACACTGACTTATCCGCATATCGGCAACACCGGCGTCAATGCCGAAGACGTTGAAGCATCGCAGATCCACGCTGCCGGCCTGATCATCAAAGATCTGCCGCGTCTGACCTCCAATTTCCGCACCAAGCAAACACTGACCGAATACCTGCAAGCCAGCAACATTGTGGCCATTGCCGATATTGATACGCGCAAGCTGACCCGAATCCTGCGCGAGAAGGGGGCTCAAAGCGGCGCCATCGTCGCCGGCGAAACGAATATCGAAGCGGCAACCGCCAAGGCGCTGGAACTGGCGCGCGGTTTCCCGGGACTGGCCGGCATGGACCTGGCCAAGGTCGTGTCGACCAAGCAAGCCTACAACTGGACCGAGACCGAGTGGAAACTGGGTCGCGGCTACGGTCAGCAAATTACACCGAAATTCCACGTGGTTGCGTTCGACTATGGCGTCAAGTACAACATCCTGCGCATGCTGGCTGAGCGCGGCTGTAAAGTCACCGTGCTGCCGGCGCAGGCAACTGCCGCCGAGGCGCTGGCCTTGAATCCAGACGGCATCTTCCTGTCGAATGGCCCCGGCGATCCGGAGCCATGCGATTACGCGATTGCTGCTTCCAAGGAACTGATCGAGCGTGGCATCCCGACTTTCGGCATCTGCCTCGGCCATCAGATCATGGCGCTGGCTTCCGGCGCCAAGACACTGAAGATGAAGTTCGGCCACCATGGCGCGAACCATCCGGTGCAGGATCTGGATAACAAGCAAGTGCTGATCACTTCGCAAAACCACGGTTTCGCCGTGGATGCCGCGACACTGCCGGCCAACTGCCGCGTCACGCACGTGTCGCTGTTTGATGGCTCGCTGCAAGGTTTTGCCCGTACCGATAAGCCTGCGTTCTGCTTCCAGGGCCACCCCGAAGCATCGCCCGGGCCGCATGACATCGCCCCCCTGTTCGATAAATTTGTGGCGATGATGGAGAAAAAGAAACATGCCTAA
- a CDS encoding YhbY family RNA-binding protein, protein MLKLTPAERSELRAEAHGLSPVVIIGEGGLTAGVTKEIDASLNAHGLIKVRVFGDDREARVAIYDTICEQLKAAPVQHIGKLLVIFRPKKEAAKERSETRGKGMREVTIVKPSASGTKRPSVTKVMLKGNERVTAGGSIKRAKPRQKSAKKSMG, encoded by the coding sequence ATGTTGAAACTTACTCCTGCAGAGCGCAGTGAACTGCGTGCCGAAGCGCATGGCCTGAGCCCTGTCGTGATTATCGGCGAAGGCGGCCTGACTGCCGGCGTCACCAAAGAAATCGATGCCAGCCTGAATGCCCACGGCCTGATCAAGGTTCGCGTGTTCGGCGATGACCGCGAAGCGCGCGTCGCCATCTACGACACCATCTGCGAACAACTCAAGGCTGCGCCGGTGCAACACATCGGCAAACTGCTGGTGATCTTCCGCCCCAAGAAGGAAGCCGCGAAAGAACGCAGCGAAACACGCGGCAAGGGCATGCGCGAAGTCACCATCGTCAAGCCTAGCGCCAGCGGCACCAAGCGCCCATCGGTCACCAAGGTCATGCTCAAGGGCAACGAACGCGTTACTGCGGGCGGCTCGATCAAACGCGCCAAGCCTCGTCAGAAAAGCGCAAAGAAATCCATGGGCTAA
- the glmM gene encoding phosphoglucosamine mutase, whose product MAGKYFGTDGVRGRVGVAPITPDFVMRLGYAAGKVLTKSWASSTKPTVLIGKDTRISGYMLEAALEAGFAAAGVDVMLAGPMPTPAIAYLTRALRLSAGVVISASHNPYHDNGIKFFSASGNKLPDAVEAEIEAALDTPMSCVSSEKLGKAKRLDDAQGRYIEFCKGTFPNDLDLHGMRIVVDCAHGAAYNIAPHVFHELGAEVINIGNQPNGLNINEGFGATAPEALSKSVRANHAHVGIALDGDADRLVMVDATGRIYNGDELLYVMVKDRLASGPVPGAVGTLMTNMALEVAFKKMGIGFARAKVGDRYVLETLQERGWLLGGEGSGHLLCLDKHTTGDGIVSALQVMSALKRSGQSLAEMTADIRMYPQVLINVKIPAGFDWKTNPGMQAEKDAVEKALGDTGRVLIRPSGTEPLIRVMVEAQQADTAQAMAQRIADKVAA is encoded by the coding sequence ATGGCTGGAAAATATTTTGGTACCGATGGTGTGCGTGGACGTGTCGGCGTCGCGCCAATTACTCCCGATTTCGTCATGCGTCTTGGTTACGCTGCAGGAAAAGTGCTGACCAAATCATGGGCATCGTCGACCAAGCCGACAGTACTGATCGGCAAGGACACCCGTATTTCCGGTTATATGCTGGAGGCTGCGCTGGAGGCAGGCTTTGCGGCGGCAGGCGTTGATGTGATGCTAGCCGGACCGATGCCGACACCGGCGATCGCTTACCTTACGCGTGCGTTGCGGCTGTCGGCGGGCGTGGTGATTTCGGCTTCCCATAATCCGTATCACGACAATGGCATCAAGTTCTTCTCGGCTTCCGGTAACAAACTGCCGGACGCGGTTGAGGCAGAAATCGAAGCCGCGCTGGATACACCCATGAGCTGCGTATCGTCTGAAAAGCTGGGTAAGGCTAAACGCCTCGACGACGCACAAGGCCGCTATATCGAATTTTGCAAAGGGACCTTTCCAAACGATCTCGACCTGCACGGCATGCGCATCGTCGTCGATTGTGCCCATGGTGCCGCCTACAACATCGCGCCGCATGTCTTCCACGAACTGGGCGCTGAAGTCATCAACATAGGCAACCAGCCCAACGGGTTGAACATCAATGAAGGTTTTGGCGCCACCGCCCCGGAAGCCTTGTCCAAGTCGGTGCGCGCCAATCACGCGCACGTCGGCATTGCACTTGACGGTGACGCTGATCGTCTGGTGATGGTGGATGCCACCGGCCGCATTTATAACGGCGACGAGCTGTTGTATGTGATGGTCAAGGACCGTCTGGCTAGCGGTCCGGTGCCGGGGGCCGTTGGTACCCTGATGACCAACATGGCGCTGGAAGTCGCATTCAAGAAAATGGGTATCGGTTTCGCGCGCGCCAAGGTCGGGGATCGCTATGTTCTGGAAACTCTGCAGGAACGTGGCTGGCTGCTCGGCGGTGAAGGCTCCGGCCATTTGCTGTGCCTCGACAAGCACACCACCGGAGACGGCATTGTTTCGGCGCTGCAGGTCATGTCGGCGCTCAAACGCTCCGGACAAAGCCTGGCCGAGATGACAGCAGACATCCGTATGTATCCGCAAGTACTGATCAATGTGAAGATTCCTGCGGGCTTCGACTGGAAGACCAATCCTGGCATGCAAGCCGAAAAAGATGCGGTCGAGAAGGCGCTCGGCGACACTGGCCGCGTCCTGATTCGTCCATCCGGCACCGAACCGCTGATCCGCGTCATGGTTGAGGCGCAGCAGGCTGACACGGCGCAGGCGATGGCGCAGCGGATTGCTGATAAAGTAGCGGCCTGA
- a CDS encoding RlmE family RNA methyltransferase: MAKNKLNKNWLHDHINDPYVKLAQKEGYRARAAYKLKEIDEDEKLIKPGQVIVDLGSTPGSWSQYARNKLAGLEGGGIRGTIIGLDMLPMDPIADVHFIQGDFREEDSLRQLEAILDGRQVDLVLSDMAPNLSGVAIADAARVEHLIDLAIEFAQAHMKPTGSVLVKCFNGTGYNELVHKFRAEFKTVTSKKPKASRDKSSEIFLLGKILKNPH; this comes from the coding sequence ATGGCAAAGAACAAATTAAACAAAAACTGGCTGCATGATCACATTAACGACCCGTATGTGAAGCTTGCGCAGAAGGAAGGCTATCGCGCACGCGCGGCCTACAAGCTCAAGGAAATCGATGAGGATGAGAAGCTGATCAAGCCTGGTCAGGTGATCGTCGACCTTGGTTCCACTCCCGGCAGTTGGTCGCAATACGCCCGCAATAAGCTGGCCGGGCTGGAGGGAGGCGGTATTCGCGGCACCATCATTGGGCTGGACATGTTGCCGATGGATCCGATCGCCGATGTCCACTTCATTCAGGGTGACTTTCGCGAAGAAGACTCCTTGCGTCAACTGGAAGCCATCTTGGACGGACGCCAGGTCGATCTGGTGCTGTCCGACATGGCGCCGAACCTGTCCGGCGTGGCGATTGCCGATGCCGCACGGGTTGAGCATCTTATCGATCTGGCAATTGAATTTGCGCAGGCCCACATGAAACCGACCGGTTCGGTGTTGGTGAAATGCTTCAACGGTACCGGTTACAACGAGCTGGTGCACAAATTCCGGGCGGAATTTAAAACCGTCACATCGAAAAAGCCAAAAGCCAGCCGCGATAAATCGTCCGAAATTTTCCTTTTGGGCAAAATTTTGAAGAATCCTCATTAA